From a single Methylomonas albis genomic region:
- a CDS encoding RepB family plasmid replication initiator protein → AIDYVPGEGKLVLSFSLGIIPYLSQLSREFTKYKLKHVARFESVILSAYMSVSAMEFCW, encoded by the coding sequence TGCTATTGATTATGTACCTGGCGAGGGCAAGCTGGTTCTCAGTTTTTCGCTTGGCATCATTCCCTATTTATCGCAATTGTCGCGTGAATTCACTAAGTACAAGCTTAAACACGTTGCTCGTTTTGAAAGCGTTATTCTATCCGCCTATATGAGTGTTAGTGCAATGGAATTCTGCTGGTGA
- a CDS encoding RepB family plasmid replication initiator protein, translated as MVKAPVPGDEKYDRVVDLKKRVIDPAVEEINQHSNMGEVRPAQIRKNNNAFPISVWLKR; from the coding sequence ATGGTTAAAGCGCCAGTTCCAGGTGACGAGAAATACGACAGGGTCGTTGATCTAAAAAAACGAGTCATTGATCCGGCTGTTGAAGAAATCAATCAACATTCAAATATGGGTGAAGTACGGCCAGCGCAAATCAGGAAGAACAATAACGCATTTCCAATTTCAGTTTGGCTTAAAAGATAA